GCCGTCGCCCAAgaggtcggcggcgaggcggaagAACACGCCGGGGAAGGAGAACACCCCGCTCCAGCGCTGCTCCGGGAACAACGGCAGCAGCAACGGCGGCAACAAGGAGAAGcccggcgacgtcgacggcgacaGGGTGCTCCGGCCGTACAACTCCATCGACAACTCCAAGCTGTCGATGGCGTCCAGGAGGTTCTCCCCGGGGAGCGCCCGGATCGCCCGCAAGCCCGGCGCCGCCGAGACCGGCGGCGGCATGTCGTCGTCGCGGCGCAGCCTGAGCCCGCTGTTCGACCCGGAGCTGCTGGCGTCCATCGAGCGCGAGCTGTCGGAGGAAGGCGCCCACATCAAGCGGATGGTCGGGTCCGAGAAGCCCCGGcacccgaaggcggcgccgccggcgatcgtGGCCGATGGCAACAAGTGCCCGCCGGGGGGCGCCGACGCGGTCGTCCTCTACACCACCACGCTCCGCGGCATCCGCCGGACCTTCGAGGAGTGcaacgcggcgcgcgcggcgatcGAGGCCCACGACGTGAAGGTGATCGAGCGGGACGTATCCATGGACTCGGGCTACCgcgaggagctgcggcggctgctGGGCGGGCGGGAGGTGCGCGTGCCCGCCGTGTTCGTCCGCGGCAGGcacgtcggcggcgccgccgaggtggccaagctggaggaggaggggaagctGAAGGCGCTGCTGGAGGGCCTGCCCCGGGCGCGGGTCTGGTGCGCGGGCTGCGCCGGCGTGCGCTTCGTCATGTGCCGCGACTGCAACGGCAGCCGCAAGGTGCTCGACGCCGAGCACAAGGAGACGGTCCAGTGCGGCGAGTGCAACGAGAACGGCCTCGTCCGGTGCCCGATCTGCTGCTCCTGAATCGCTCTGCGAGATGGGTTGTTTGGGGGTGGATGCGGCGGCGATTGGTGGTGTGGAAGCTTGTTGTGTTGCATTGGGTTGATCTGCCTGTCTACCCGGCTGGTTTCGATTTTGCGATGCGAAGTGCTTGTTGCTCTCGGCAACGGCTGAGATTGTAATATGGACTGATTCATATTGTTTCGTATGTAGTTTAATTCCCTAATTTGTATTCATAATGTAACTTAATTGCTTCTCATTCACTCTGTGTTGATTATTTGAGATATAAGTGCTCCAATGTCAATTCTCCTTCCATTTGAGTTGCCCGCTGTTAACTGAAACAGCACCTAAACAGTACTGAAATGCAAAAAATGCAGCCCCGTTGTTCTGACTGACACACAAAGAGAAATGAACACAAACAAAGCAATTGTTTGCAATCGTGTCCTGAAATTTGCTGGGAGAAGTACTTGAGCACAAATTTGCAAAGTGGACACCTGCGCATTTGAGATTCGGGCATTGGAACAAAACAAATAaatactctctccgttccaaattataagtcattccaagaatcttggagagtcaaagtttttcaagtttgaccaaacaagataataatatttatgataccaattaagtattattagattttttgttagctatattttcatagtatatctatttgatgtcataaatctttgtatttctctatataattttggtcaaactttgagatggtttgactctccaagatttttggaatgacttataatttggaacggagggagtatgtttgCAGCACAAATCTTACTCCCTTTCATATCTGACTCGCATCTGAACATGGATCTTGACATATCAAATCTATGGGTACTGACTAATACAAAAGACAGGTGACGCATACCACAAGTTCACATCCAAATATGAAATAGTTTACAGTATATCATAGTCAGCTTGGGTTGAACTCCTTTTTTGCTGTCATCCTAGGATTAAGCTCATTTTTATTCTTCTAACAGAAAACTGAAGAATGGCGAAGCTGAGAAAGTTTTGCATCATGACTTTGCGTCAAACGAGCATAATGgcactttccttttctttttcataggGGGTATATGTCAATGATCGCACTGTAAT
This sequence is a window from Panicum virgatum strain AP13 chromosome 7K, P.virgatum_v5, whole genome shotgun sequence. Protein-coding genes within it:
- the LOC120640916 gene encoding uncharacterized protein LOC120640916: MGCISSKLLPPGPGGDGGRATVRGRVDHVVSLTSTTYGVLDLHPKHGAAAAPAAAPEEKQEEEQQQPPPVPQDKPISKEWKRASMRPPPLVVPAADKKPAAAGKPEAGLEVINAWEIMAGLEEGADAAAAGSPARKPSKPGRWSPARVLAMALPSPKRSAARRKNTPGKENTPLQRCSGNNGSSNGGNKEKPGDVDGDRVLRPYNSIDNSKLSMASRRFSPGSARIARKPGAAETGGGMSSSRRSLSPLFDPELLASIERELSEEGAHIKRMVGSEKPRHPKAAPPAIVADGNKCPPGGADAVVLYTTTLRGIRRTFEECNAARAAIEAHDVKVIERDVSMDSGYREELRRLLGGREVRVPAVFVRGRHVGGAAEVAKLEEEGKLKALLEGLPRARVWCAGCAGVRFVMCRDCNGSRKVLDAEHKETVQCGECNENGLVRCPICCS